A genome region from Tenebrio molitor chromosome 4, icTenMoli1.1, whole genome shotgun sequence includes the following:
- the LOC138129585 gene encoding cytochrome P450 307a1-like produces the protein MFLIQISQFTLYLVAFVLVSLAFAIVESHRIGKGGGVRPPTPMRLPVIGHLHLMAGYDVPYQAFNHLSKKFGQVFRLQLGYVKCVVINGRKNIREALATKGHHFNSRPNFERYQQLFCGNKENSLAFCNWSTTQKTRRDMLKAYTFPRAFTNRFYSLEQLITAGTQSIVESVALSALPTKAIISRVCADIFTRHFCSKSFDLADETFVEMVDNYDDIFYEVNQGYAADFLPFLMTFHEKNLKRINKATHKIRDFVLTHIIGSRFDDFDPNSDPDDYVDSLVKYVKSEEAPELTWDTALFALEDIIGGHSAVANFLVKLLAYLAKEPQVQKNIQDEIDRVLGGKQVTISDRPMLPYTEATIYEAIRLIASPIVPRVANCDSSIGGYHIEEGTVVFLNNYDLSMSEELWDQPDKFKPERFIRDDRFAKPDHFLPFGGGKRSCMGSKMVQLVSFGILGGLMQKYTIVADCPNYTVPVGSLALPKNTFTFTFHRR, from the exons ATGTTCCTCATCCAGATCAGCCAGTTCACCCTCTACTTGGTGGCCTTCGTTTTGGTGAGCCTCGCGTTCGCCATAGTCGAGTCCCACAGAATTGGCAAGGGGGGCGGCGTCCGGCCGCCCACGCCGATGAGGCTGCCCGTGATCGGCCACCTCCACCTGATGGCCGGCTACGACGTGCCCTACCAGGCCTTCAACCACCTGTCGAAGAAGTTCGGACAGGTGTTCAGGCTCCAGCTGGGCTACGTCAAGTGCGTGGTCATCAACGGACGCAAGAATATACGAGAAGCGCTCGCCACCAAGGGACACCATTTCAACTCGAGACCGAACTTCGAGCGCTACCAGCAGCTCTTCTGCGGCAACAAGGAGAACT CTCTAGCTTTCTGCAATTGGTCCACCACGCAGAAAACGAGACGCGACATGCTCAAAGCCTACACCTTTCCCAGAGCCTTCACCAACAGGTTCTACTCTTTGGAACAGCTCATCACCGCGGGTACTCAGTCCATCGTGGAGTCGGTAGCCCTGAGTGCCCTTCCGACCAAAGCCATCATCTCGCGCGTTTGCGCCGACATCTTCACGCGGCACTTCTGCTCCAAAAGCTTTGACCTCGCCGACGAGACCTTCGTCGAGATGGTGGACAACTACGACGACATCTTCTACGAGGTCAACCAAGGCTACGCCGCCGACTTCCTCCCGTTCTTGATGACTTTCCACGAGAAGAACCTTAAACGGATCAACAAAGCCACGCACAAGATTCGCGACTTCGTCCTGACGCACATCATCGGGAGCCGCTTCGACGACTTCGACCCCAACTCCGACCCCGACGACTACGTCGACAGCCTGGTCAAGTACGTTAAGAGCGAGGAGGCCCCCGAGTTGACGTGGGACACGGCGCTGTTCGCCTTAGAGGACATCATCGGGGGCCACTCCGCCGTCGCCAACTTCTTGGTCAAGCTGTTGGCGTACTTGGCCAAGGAGCCCCAGGTACAGAAAAACATCCAAGACGAGATCGACCGGGTGTTGGGGGGCAAACAGGTCACTATCTCAGACAGGCCCATGCTTCCTTACACCGAGGCCACCATCTACGAGGCGATCCGCCTGATCGCCTCTCCCATAGTACCGAGAGTGGCCAACTGCGACAGCTCCATAGGAG GTTACCACATAGAGGAGGGCACCGTCGTCTTCTTGAACAACTACGACCTCAGCATGTCCGAAGAATTGTGGGACCAACCGGACAAGTTCAAGCCGGAGAGGTTCATCAGAGACGATCGCTTCGCCAAACCGGACCATTTCTTGCCGTTCGGCGGCGGCAAGAGGAGCTGCATGGGCTCCAAGATGGTGCAGCTGGTCAGTTTTGGGATTCTGGGAGGGCTGATGCAGAAGTACACGATAGTGGCGGATTGTCCCAATTATACAGTTCCTGTGGGGTCTTTGGCCTTGCCCAAAAACACCTTCACCTTCACATTCCACAGGAGATAG